Proteins encoded within one genomic window of Amorphoplanes friuliensis DSM 7358:
- the argB gene encoding acetylglutamate kinase, which translates to MTPHEKAATLIEALPWLERFHGTTVVIKYGGNAMIDPELQRAFAADMVFLRYAGIKPVVVHGGGPQISSMLGKLGIESEFRGGLRVTTPEAMDVVRMVLVGQVGRELVGLINEHGPFAVGLSGEDARLFTAVRRHAVVDGEPVDIGQVGDVAHVDTSAVDDLIAAGRIPVVATVAPDVDGVVHNVNADTAAAALAVALGARKLVVLTDVPGLYTNWPDTSSLTTKIDTDALEKLLPSLQSGMVPKMEACLRAVQGGVPAAHVVDGREPHSTLLEVFTSEGFGTMVVPS; encoded by the coding sequence GTGACGCCCCACGAGAAAGCCGCCACCCTGATCGAAGCTTTGCCGTGGCTGGAACGCTTCCACGGCACCACCGTCGTCATCAAGTACGGCGGCAACGCGATGATCGACCCGGAGCTGCAGCGGGCGTTCGCGGCCGACATGGTCTTCCTGCGCTACGCCGGCATCAAACCGGTCGTGGTGCACGGCGGCGGCCCGCAGATCTCGTCGATGCTGGGCAAGCTCGGCATCGAGAGCGAGTTCCGGGGCGGCCTGCGGGTCACCACCCCCGAGGCGATGGACGTCGTCCGGATGGTGCTGGTCGGGCAGGTCGGCCGCGAGCTGGTCGGCCTGATCAACGAGCACGGCCCGTTCGCCGTGGGCCTGTCCGGTGAGGACGCCCGCCTGTTCACCGCGGTCCGCCGGCACGCCGTGGTCGACGGTGAGCCCGTCGACATCGGCCAGGTCGGCGACGTCGCGCACGTGGACACCTCGGCCGTCGACGACCTCATCGCCGCCGGGCGCATCCCCGTGGTCGCGACGGTCGCGCCCGACGTCGACGGCGTGGTGCACAACGTCAACGCCGACACCGCCGCGGCCGCGCTGGCCGTGGCGCTCGGCGCCCGCAAGCTCGTCGTGCTCACCGACGTGCCCGGCCTCTACACCAACTGGCCCGACACGTCCTCGCTGACGACGAAGATCGACACCGACGCCCTGGAGAAGCTGCTGCCCAGCCTGCAGTCGGGCATGGTGCCGAAGATGGAGGCGTGCCTGCGCGCCGTCCAGGGCGGTGTGCCCGCGGCCCACGTGGTCGACGGCCGCGAACCCCACTCCACGCTGCTCGAAGTGTTCACCTCGGAAGGATTCGGCACGATGGTGGTCCCGTCATGA